A window of uncultured Methanoregula sp. genomic DNA:
GGGGATCTTCACCATGCTTCGCGCCCCAATCGTTGCCCCGATAACAACGGCGACAGCACAGCCAATAATCAGGGGAATGTCAAAACCTCCGCTCGTCAGGTGCCCGAATACGCCGAAGAGGGACGAGAAGATAACGATAAAACTCACCACGCCGGCAGAATTCTTGGTCGGGTAGCGGCAGAGGAATATCAGGAAAGGCACAATCAGGATCCCACCGCCAACCCCCAGGAGGCCGGAGATGATGCCGACAAAAAAACTGAATGCAACGATAAGGACGTACATCCCTTTTGAAAACTGCACCGGGCAGGCGCCTTCAGGCACCGGCTTCTCCCAGTAGGTATAGATCATCCGGCCACCGGCACCGATGAGGAAGATGACGAACAGCCACATCAGGATCGCGGGGTTGATATACGCAGCTGCCACACCGCCAAGGAACGCACCGAGGCAGATGCCCGGTACGAACCAGAGCGCGAACTTTACGTCGACAAGCTTTGAGC
This region includes:
- a CDS encoding sulfite exporter TauE/SafE family protein, with translation MDSTILIAIAAVFIVSIIFSMFGQGGGSLYTPILFLLGYATLTSISTSLVLNLITALSASIVYYRSKLVDVKFALWFVPGICLGAFLGGVAAAYINPAILMWLFVIFLIGAGGRMIYTYWEKPVPEGACPVQFSKGMYVLIVAFSFFVGIISGLLGVGGGILIVPFLIFLCRYPTKNSAGVVSFIVIFSSLFGVFGHLTSGGFDIPLIIGCAVAVVIGATIGARSMVKIPGGYIKAGFGVILLVFAIQLILKLTHIF